From Candidatus Goldiibacteriota bacterium HGW-Goldbacteria-1, a single genomic window includes:
- a CDS encoding multidrug ABC transporter ATP-binding protein — translation MHRKNNLRGNNLNFAVEAQNLTKIFGSFTAVNDISFKVKKGEVYGFLGANGAGKTTTIRILCGLLEPTKGDAIVAGYSVKKDPEEIKKKLGYMSQKFALYTNLTAAENIEFYGGIYGMKDDDIKVRSKEVMHQLGLDETADRLVSGIAGGIRQRIALACAIAHRPEIVFLDEPTAGVDPILRRKFWEIIDNISKQGTTVFVTTHYMDEVENCGRISLMDGGKIIAEGNIRELKNHAFKLPVYEMETEDVSKAYKLLAGDAEIGEVSMHGAMLHVISGILMETLQDKISGLLNKAGIIHGRLSISQPTMEDVFVKLVRK, via the coding sequence ATTCATAGAAAAAATAACTTAAGGGGAAATAATTTGAATTTTGCGGTAGAAGCACAAAATCTTACAAAAATTTTCGGCAGTTTTACCGCCGTTAATGATATTTCTTTTAAAGTAAAAAAGGGTGAAGTATACGGTTTTTTGGGTGCAAATGGCGCGGGAAAAACCACCACTATACGTATCCTGTGCGGGCTGCTTGAACCCACAAAAGGCGACGCCATTGTGGCGGGTTACAGCGTAAAAAAAGACCCGGAAGAGATAAAGAAAAAACTTGGATATATGTCGCAGAAATTTGCCCTTTATACAAACCTTACCGCCGCTGAAAACATTGAGTTTTACGGCGGTATTTACGGAATGAAAGATGATGACATAAAAGTCCGCAGCAAAGAGGTTATGCACCAGCTGGGGCTTGATGAAACAGCGGACAGGCTTGTGTCCGGTATTGCAGGCGGGATAAGGCAGAGAATAGCCCTTGCCTGCGCTATAGCGCACAGGCCTGAAATTGTATTTCTTGACGAGCCAACCGCGGGAGTGGACCCCATACTGCGCAGAAAGTTCTGGGAAATAATAGATAATATTTCAAAACAGGGTACCACCGTATTTGTGACCACCCATTACATGGACGAGGTGGAAAACTGCGGCAGAATATCCCTTATGGACGGCGGAAAGATTATTGCCGAAGGAAATATACGGGAGCTTAAAAATCACGCGTTTAAACTGCCGGTATATGAAATGGAAACAGAGGATGTAAGCAAAGCATACAAACTTCTGGCCGGTGATGCAGAAATTGGAGAAGTCTCAATGCACGGTGCCATGCTGCATGTTATTTCCGGGATTTTAATGGAAACCCTGCAGGATAAAATAAGCGGGCTTCTTAACAAAGCCGGAATTATTCATGGCAGGCTGAGTATTTCACAACCCACTATGGAAGATGTGTTTGTAAAGCTGGTAAGAAAATAA
- a CDS encoding ABC transporter ATP-binding protein codes for MGSIVSVNNLKKSFGKVEAVSGCSFEINSGEIFGLIGPDGAGKTTTLRMLAGIMHQDSGECTVLGYRLPKEAEGAKEHMGYMPQKFSLYTDLTVQENMEFFADIFSIDRMTLAKRLEPLLKMTRLEPFKDRLAGNLSGGMKQKLALMCTLIHRPKLLILDEPTTGVDPVSRREFWEILQEIRTEGVTLIVSTPYMDEAEWCSRVGLMYAGKFLMSGSPVELKKSIKSSVYEVTGNSEKIKESAKGLASLEDLRPLGAHYRIVISDESDMEIFRQRIGADAQIRKAAVTIEDVFIEKIT; via the coding sequence ATGGGAAGCATAGTATCTGTAAATAATTTAAAAAAGAGTTTTGGAAAAGTGGAAGCGGTGTCCGGATGTTCTTTTGAAATAAATTCCGGAGAAATTTTTGGGCTTATAGGCCCGGATGGCGCCGGCAAAACCACCACTCTAAGGATGCTTGCGGGTATTATGCACCAGGATTCAGGGGAATGCACTGTGCTGGGATATCGCCTTCCAAAAGAGGCGGAAGGCGCCAAAGAGCATATGGGATACATGCCGCAAAAATTCTCTTTATATACCGATCTGACCGTTCAGGAAAATATGGAATTTTTTGCCGATATTTTCAGCATAGACAGGATGACGCTTGCTAAAAGGCTGGAGCCGTTGTTAAAAATGACCAGGCTGGAACCTTTCAAGGACAGGCTTGCCGGAAATTTATCCGGGGGAATGAAACAAAAACTTGCTTTGATGTGCACGCTTATTCACAGGCCAAAGCTGCTAATACTTGACGAACCCACCACGGGAGTTGACCCCGTGTCGCGCAGGGAGTTCTGGGAAATACTTCAGGAAATTAGAACTGAAGGGGTAACTTTGATTGTAAGCACTCCTTACATGGACGAGGCCGAGTGGTGTTCCAGGGTGGGCCTTATGTACGCGGGAAAATTTCTGATGTCCGGAAGCCCGGTAGAACTGAAAAAAAGCATTAAAAGTTCGGTTTACGAAGTGACAGGTAACAGTGAAAAAATAAAGGAGTCCGCAAAAGGGCTTGCTTCACTTGAAGACTTACGGCCGCTGGGAGCCCATTACAGGATTGTGATAAGTGATGAATCTGATATGGAAATTTTCAGGCAGAGAATTGGCGCTGACGCGCAAATAAGAAAAGCAGCCGTGACTATTGAGGATGTATTCATAGAAAAAATAACTTAA
- a CDS encoding AMMECR1 domain-containing protein has translation MLNKQQQDEILKLARNTIEQYITKSIIPRFNSTDPEFNQTGGAFVTIHNNGQLRGCIGTIESNEPIHKTVEEMAIESATQDPRFEPVNEEELKDIDVEVSILSPKRRVSGIDEIELGRHGVIVKKGFAAGVFLPQVADETGWSKKEFMEHLCEGKAGLSKDAYLDPKTEIYVFEAQVFGEKENR, from the coding sequence ATGCTGAATAAACAGCAGCAGGATGAAATCTTAAAACTTGCCAGAAATACGATAGAGCAATATATAACAAAAAGTATTATTCCGCGGTTTAATTCCACTGACCCGGAGTTTAATCAGACCGGCGGCGCTTTTGTCACTATTCATAATAATGGGCAGCTTAGGGGCTGTATTGGAACAATAGAAAGCAATGAACCAATACATAAAACAGTTGAAGAAATGGCAATAGAGTCTGCAACACAGGATCCAAGGTTTGAACCTGTAAATGAAGAGGAGCTTAAAGATATTGATGTGGAAGTATCCATACTGTCACCCAAGCGAAGGGTGTCCGGTATTGATGAAATTGAACTTGGCAGGCACGGCGTAATAGTTAAAAAAGGTTTTGCGGCAGGCGTATTTCTTCCTCAGGTGGCTGATGAAACCGGGTGGAGTAAAAAAGAATTTATGGAACACCTTTGTGAAGGAAAAGCCGGATTGTCAAAGGACGCGTATCTTGACCCTAAAACCGAAATATATGTCTTTGAAGCGCAGGTTTTTGGGGAAAAAGAGAATCGCTGA
- a CDS encoding Zn-dependent hydrolase, with the protein MIKNMTWFHHDSFMLKLDKKIIYIDPFKLDAGIPADYILITHEHHDHCSPEDIKKITSKNTVVVCTEKCADKLKGYNLKIVKPGDSIMLGNIKVEAVAAYNNKKPFHPKKDGKVGYILNYEGTRTYHMGDTDLIDEMKSLGKISVALVPVSGTYVMTPKEAAEAVDLIKPEIAVPMHYGLIVGNKNDGEEFKKLIKNKNIKVFIPEEKKVKNAE; encoded by the coding sequence ATAATAAAAAATATGACATGGTTTCACCACGACTCATTTATGCTGAAACTTGATAAAAAAATCATTTATATAGACCCTTTTAAACTTGATGCCGGGATACCGGCAGATTATATCCTGATTACCCACGAACATCATGACCACTGTTCGCCTGAGGATATAAAAAAAATCACGTCAAAAAACACAGTAGTAGTATGTACGGAAAAATGCGCTGATAAACTTAAAGGCTATAATCTTAAAATAGTAAAACCCGGGGATTCTATCATGCTTGGCAATATAAAAGTGGAAGCGGTTGCGGCATATAATAATAAAAAACCATTTCATCCAAAAAAAGACGGCAAAGTGGGGTATATCCTGAATTATGAAGGAACAAGAACATACCATATGGGCGACACTGACCTGATAGACGAAATGAAGAGTTTGGGTAAAATATCAGTGGCGCTTGTGCCTGTATCCGGCACTTATGTAATGACACCAAAAGAAGCGGCAGAAGCTGTGGATTTGATAAAGCCTGAAATCGCGGTTCCAATGCATTACGGGCTTATTGTGGGAAATAAAAATGACGGGGAAGAATTTAAAAAACTTATTAAAAATAAAAATATAAAGGTATTTATACCTGAAGAAAAGAAGGTAAAAAATGCTGAATAA
- the recA gene encoding recombinase RecA, with the protein MSEESKREESKSEKKKALSLAIAQIEKEFGKGSIMKLGQTQTGKIESIPTGALSLDLALGGGGIPKGRIIEVFGPESSGKSTLALNIVAQAQKLGGVAAYVDAENAMDAEYAAKVGVDVGELLISQPDTGEQGLEIVEKLVRSGAVDIIVVDSVAALVPKAEIEGDMGDSHMGLQARLMSQAMRKLTGIINKSKCIVIFINQIREKIGVMFGNPETTPGGRALKFYSSIRIDIRRVETIKKGEEMVGNRVKAKIVKNKVAPPFREAFFDIIFGKGILREPATLEAAVDFGVVEKSGSWYIYKGEKIGQGKENSVNYLTAHPEITTTIEEETKEKFFAKAAGQAPEPVEEEEEDDLEDLEGTEEVKAEETEKPKKGAKKK; encoded by the coding sequence ATGAGCGAAGAGAGCAAAAGGGAAGAAAGTAAAAGTGAAAAGAAAAAAGCGTTAAGCCTTGCAATAGCGCAGATTGAAAAGGAATTCGGCAAGGGGTCCATTATGAAACTGGGACAGACACAGACAGGAAAGATAGAATCAATACCTACCGGGGCTTTATCTTTAGATTTAGCGCTTGGTGGAGGCGGTATACCCAAGGGAAGAATAATTGAAGTATTCGGGCCGGAATCTTCCGGTAAATCCACACTTGCGCTTAACATCGTGGCGCAGGCGCAGAAACTTGGCGGCGTGGCCGCTTATGTGGACGCGGAAAACGCCATGGACGCGGAATACGCGGCTAAAGTGGGCGTTGATGTGGGCGAACTTCTTATCTCCCAGCCGGATACCGGGGAACAGGGGCTTGAAATTGTTGAAAAACTTGTAAGAAGCGGCGCTGTTGACATAATTGTAGTGGACTCTGTGGCAGCCCTTGTACCTAAAGCCGAAATTGAAGGCGATATGGGCGACAGCCATATGGGGCTTCAGGCACGCCTTATGTCACAGGCAATGAGAAAATTGACGGGCATAATAAATAAATCAAAGTGTATCGTCATTTTCATTAACCAGATAAGGGAAAAAATAGGCGTTATGTTTGGCAATCCGGAAACCACACCGGGCGGACGCGCGCTTAAGTTTTACTCATCCATCAGAATAGATATTAGAAGGGTGGAAACAATAAAGAAGGGCGAAGAAATGGTGGGCAACAGGGTAAAAGCAAAAATTGTAAAAAACAAAGTCGCGCCCCCTTTCAGGGAAGCCTTCTTTGACATCATCTTTGGCAAGGGAATTTTAAGGGAGCCTGCCACGCTGGAAGCTGCTGTAGATTTTGGAGTGGTGGAAAAAAGCGGAAGCTGGTACATATACAAAGGTGAAAAAATCGGGCAGGGCAAAGAAAATTCAGTTAATTATCTGACGGCACATCCGGAAATTACCACAACTATAGAAGAAGAAACAAAAGAAAAGTTCTTTGCAAAAGCGGCAGGCCAGGCGCCGGAGCCGGTTGAAGAAGAGGAAGAAGATGATTTAGAAGACTTGGAAGGCACTGAAGAAGTAAAAGCGGAAGAAACTGAAAAACCTAAAAAAGGGGCAAAAAAGAAATAG
- the lexA gene encoding repressor LexA: MKKHTLSSKETELIKAVRNTLMKGHSPSVRELMEELGYKSPRSTAELIKKLAAKGYVRRNAEGGLQIIENFSGDESRVQTVEVPLVGQVACGSPILAEENIEQMIPVSTRIASPPYRYYMLRAKGDSMNLAGINDGDAVLVRQQGTARNKEIVVALIDDEATIKEFNKSGDMVLLKPKSSNLKHKPIILTNDFMIQGIVVTTIPGL, from the coding sequence ATGAAGAAACATACACTTAGTTCAAAGGAAACAGAGTTGATTAAGGCTGTAAGAAACACCCTGATGAAGGGGCACAGCCCAAGCGTGAGAGAGCTTATGGAGGAGCTTGGTTATAAGTCGCCGCGGTCAACCGCGGAGCTTATTAAAAAACTCGCGGCAAAGGGCTATGTAAGAAGAAACGCGGAAGGCGGCCTGCAGATCATTGAAAACTTTTCCGGTGATGAAAGCAGGGTCCAGACCGTTGAAGTGCCGCTTGTGGGGCAGGTGGCGTGCGGTTCGCCCATTCTGGCGGAAGAGAACATAGAACAGATGATACCGGTGTCCACGCGCATTGCGTCGCCGCCATACAGGTATTACATGCTGCGCGCAAAGGGCGATTCCATGAACCTTGCCGGAATCAACGACGGGGACGCTGTGCTTGTAAGGCAGCAGGGCACTGCCCGCAACAAAGAAATTGTGGTGGCGCTTATTGACGACGAAGCCACAATAAAGGAATTCAACAAAAGCGGGGATATGGTCCTTTTAAAACCAAAATCAAGCAACCTTAAACACAAACCGATAATACTGACAAATGATTTCATGATACAGGGAATTGTTGTCACAACCATACCGGGACTATAA
- a CDS encoding nitroreductase, with amino-acid sequence MQNSNQYLDRNETLRSIRDRRSIRTFLDKNISDDDLLTILHAAHQAPSAHNQQSWKFIVLKDKAKNDLAAMVAERSSNFPKPSAVLLRMASRSIINAPVVVGVMNTGELIRRGTELFKIDKETAHDFFRIMEVQSSAASVQNMLIAATSLGLGTVWLGVLALMQKDVLGFLGEPEGEFVAIIPIGYPAKPGVQPSKHELDVVVKYL; translated from the coding sequence ATGCAAAATTCAAATCAATACCTTGATAGGAATGAAACTCTGCGCAGTATAAGGGACAGAAGAAGCATACGCACGTTTTTAGATAAGAATATCAGTGATGATGACCTGTTAACAATACTTCACGCGGCTCATCAGGCGCCGTCCGCCCACAATCAGCAGTCGTGGAAATTTATTGTTCTAAAAGATAAGGCAAAAAACGACCTTGCGGCAATGGTGGCCGAACGTTCATCAAATTTTCCCAAGCCTTCCGCCGTGCTTCTAAGGATGGCGTCGCGCAGCATTATAAACGCGCCGGTAGTGGTGGGTGTAATGAACACAGGCGAACTGATTAGAAGAGGTACAGAGCTTTTTAAAATTGATAAAGAAACAGCGCACGACTTTTTCAGGATAATGGAGGTTCAAAGCTCCGCGGCCAGCGTGCAGAACATGCTGATTGCCGCAACATCGCTGGGGCTGGGCACTGTGTGGCTTGGCGTGCTTGCTTTAATGCAGAAGGATGTGCTTGGTTTTCTTGGGGAGCCCGAAGGCGAATTTGTGGCAATTATTCCAATCGGCTATCCGGCCAAGCCGGGCGTTCAGCCTTCCAAACACGAACTTGATGTGGTGGTAAAATACCTGTAA
- a CDS encoding DNA-binding protein, whose translation MNSLVPVEMIESKILVIRSHKVILDKDIASLYGVSTKNLNKAVSRNLDRFPEDFMFVLKEEEFQNLKFHFGTSSWGGTRKLPRAFTEQGVAMLSGILRSKRAVQVNILIMRTFVKLRQMIESHKEILKKIREIEVRMEKGEKNIYAIFETLRRMIEKPKDESVKKYGFK comes from the coding sequence ATGAATTCTCTTGTTCCGGTTGAAATGATAGAGAGTAAAATACTTGTAATACGTTCGCATAAAGTAATTTTGGATAAGGATATTGCATCCTTATATGGCGTAAGTACTAAAAATCTAAATAAGGCTGTATCAAGAAATCTTGATAGGTTTCCGGAAGATTTTATGTTTGTACTGAAAGAGGAAGAATTCCAAAACTTGAAGTTCCATTTTGGAACATCAAGTTGGGGAGGAACAAGAAAACTTCCAAGGGCATTCACGGAACAGGGTGTTGCTATGTTGTCCGGAATTCTTCGGAGCAAAAGGGCAGTACAGGTAAACATACTTATTATGAGGACATTTGTGAAATTAAGGCAGATGATAGAATCACATAAAGAGATTCTTAAAAAGATAAGGGAAATTGAAGTGAGAATGGAAAAAGGTGAAAAAAACATATACGCAATTTTTGAAACTTTAAGAAGAATGATAGAAAAACCAAAAGATGAAAGTGTAAAAAAATATGGATTTAAATAA
- a CDS encoding shikimate dehydrogenase — MKKTITGIIGFPLSHTLSPVMHNAVFKKYKMNWEYRVFETEPENVPAMIERVRKENIKGINVTIPHKHAVMPLLDEIDAAAERIGAVNTVKNVNGRLTGYNTDYLGFLATLKKAKINLKGKKAVMLGAGGAAHAIGYALMTQKPSNFYIYNIDIPMTKNLVKKLGLKKAVIGDIKKSAAKDKVIASADFIINCTSVGMHGNHVVYEIEKLKKGAVVYDIIYNPEKTEFLARGEKMGAKIINGLDMLIYQGMESFKIWTGKKSDYPLIKEKLNKYFNKK, encoded by the coding sequence ATGAAAAAAACAATCACCGGAATAATCGGGTTTCCTCTTTCCCATACCTTATCACCTGTAATGCACAACGCTGTGTTTAAAAAATACAAAATGAACTGGGAATACAGGGTGTTTGAAACAGAACCGGAAAATGTACCCGCCATGATAGAGCGCGTAAGAAAAGAAAATATAAAGGGTATTAACGTCACAATTCCGCACAAGCACGCTGTAATGCCTCTGCTGGATGAAATTGACGCAGCGGCAGAACGAATAGGTGCGGTTAATACCGTTAAAAACGTCAATGGCAGGCTTACGGGATACAATACGGACTATCTGGGGTTTCTTGCCACTCTGAAAAAAGCAAAGATAAATCTTAAAGGCAAAAAAGCGGTAATGCTGGGAGCCGGCGGCGCGGCGCATGCAATTGGCTACGCTTTGATGACACAGAAACCTTCCAACTTTTATATTTATAACATAGATATTCCAATGACAAAAAATCTTGTTAAGAAACTGGGATTAAAAAAAGCCGTGATAGGGGATATTAAAAAAAGCGCTGCAAAAGATAAAGTTATTGCCTCCGCGGATTTTATAATTAACTGCACGTCAGTCGGCATGCACGGCAATCACGTGGTGTATGAAATTGAAAAGTTAAAAAAAGGCGCGGTTGTTTATGATATTATTTACAACCCCGAAAAAACGGAGTTTCTGGCGCGCGGGGAAAAGATGGGCGCGAAAATAATAAACGGGCTGGATATGCTAATTTATCAGGGGATGGAATCTTTTAAAATATGGACAGGAAAAAAATCCGACTATCCGCTTATAAAAGAGAAACTTAATAAATACTTTAATAAAAAATAA
- a CDS encoding acetylneuraminic acid synthetase has protein sequence MKKTLKNAEYLDPYIIAEIGVNHGGSMDLAKKIIQLAAAAGADAAKFQTYKADKLASKGHSPYYWDINEEPAENQHSLFSMYDKFGETEYKELKKCCDENNIDFLSTPFDLESADMIDPLVPFHKIASADITNIPLLRKIASKKKTILLSTGASTNKEITNAINTLYNPDLSEIYLLHCVLNYPTPKEHAQLALLTNLKADFKNVSGFGYSDHVAPNTDGTMPALEMAAIQGAVIIEKHFTHDKKLKGNDHYHAMDEKDLKAFRIKLSEYKEIYGSGKRNLEWEKKAVTNARRRIVASKNIKTGDEINEGNIIALRANTGIEVSFWDNIIGKKAAADIPSGKPLENNDISE, from the coding sequence ATGAAAAAAACACTTAAAAACGCAGAGTATTTGGACCCTTATATTATTGCCGAAATCGGCGTTAATCACGGCGGCAGTATGGATCTGGCTAAAAAAATAATACAACTGGCTGCCGCAGCAGGGGCTGATGCCGCAAAATTTCAAACTTACAAAGCCGATAAACTGGCATCAAAAGGACATTCTCCTTATTATTGGGATATTAACGAAGAACCTGCTGAAAATCAGCACTCTCTTTTTTCAATGTATGACAAATTTGGAGAAACTGAATACAAAGAACTTAAAAAATGCTGTGATGAAAATAATATTGATTTTTTGTCCACCCCGTTTGACCTGGAATCAGCAGATATGATTGACCCGCTTGTGCCGTTTCACAAAATCGCATCGGCAGACATTACCAATATCCCATTATTGCGTAAAATAGCGTCAAAGAAAAAAACAATACTTCTTTCCACGGGAGCATCCACAAACAAAGAAATAACAAACGCGATAAATACCTTATACAACCCGGACTTATCTGAAATATATCTGCTACACTGCGTTCTTAATTACCCCACCCCCAAAGAACACGCGCAATTGGCCCTTTTGACAAATCTTAAAGCGGATTTTAAAAACGTTTCGGGATTCGGCTATTCCGATCACGTTGCCCCAAACACAGACGGAACAATGCCGGCGCTTGAAATGGCGGCGATTCAGGGCGCGGTTATTATAGAAAAACATTTTACCCATGACAAAAAACTTAAAGGCAACGATCATTATCACGCAATGGATGAAAAAGACCTGAAAGCTTTCAGGATAAAACTTTCAGAATATAAAGAAATTTACGGCAGCGGAAAAAGAAATCTTGAATGGGAAAAAAAAGCCGTAACAAATGCAAGAAGGCGCATTGTCGCATCCAAAAACATTAAAACCGGCGATGAAATCAATGAAGGCAACATTATTGCATTAAGGGCAAATACAGGAATAGAAGTATCTTTCTGGGATAATATTATCGGAAAAAAAGCGGCAGCGGACATTCCTTCAGGAAAGCCGCTTGAAAACAATGATATTTCTGAATAA